A portion of the Streptomyces sp. 6-11-2 genome contains these proteins:
- a CDS encoding YafY family protein, producing the protein MPRPTGRVLTLLELLQSGGTRTVAELADRLGVEGRTVRRYVDQLIDLDVPVESVRGRYGGYRLAPGYRLPPLMLSDDEALAVLLGLVAGRRAGLTTTQHTANETASAKIRRVLPKHLARRLDTLLESLAFTEQPGEFDTPDAGVLLTIADAVRHRRPVSIRYTDRDGRRSERTLHAYGIVAHSGRWYVTGKDARIDEDRTFRLDRIADARTLPGSFEAPAGPGPAQRVLSGFATAEYQHEVTLRIHGTVEQIRAHLPASVASLEEHEPAAGEDRATERWLRVELRAERLDWLPPVLASLDRPFVIESPAELRDLVTALADRLTSYARQA; encoded by the coding sequence GACAGTGGCCGAACTCGCCGACCGGCTCGGCGTCGAAGGGCGCACCGTGCGGCGGTACGTGGACCAGCTCATCGACCTCGACGTGCCCGTGGAATCGGTGCGCGGCCGCTACGGCGGGTACCGGCTCGCCCCCGGGTACCGCTTGCCTCCGCTCATGCTCAGCGACGACGAGGCGCTGGCCGTGCTGCTCGGCCTGGTCGCCGGCCGCCGAGCAGGGCTGACAACGACGCAGCACACGGCAAACGAGACAGCATCGGCGAAGATCCGGAGGGTGCTGCCCAAGCACCTCGCCCGCCGGCTCGACACACTCCTGGAATCCCTCGCCTTCACGGAACAGCCCGGAGAGTTCGACACCCCGGACGCCGGGGTCCTGCTCACCATCGCCGATGCGGTGCGCCACCGCCGACCGGTCTCGATCCGCTACACCGACCGCGACGGACGGCGCAGCGAACGCACGCTGCACGCGTACGGGATCGTCGCCCATTCGGGCCGGTGGTACGTCACGGGCAAGGACGCCCGGATCGACGAGGACCGAACCTTCCGACTCGATCGCATCGCAGACGCGCGGACCCTGCCCGGTTCATTCGAAGCGCCGGCGGGTCCCGGTCCGGCACAGCGCGTGTTGTCAGGCTTCGCCACGGCCGAGTACCAGCATGAGGTGACCTTGCGGATCCACGGGACGGTCGAGCAGATCCGCGCCCACCTTCCCGCCAGCGTCGCGAGCCTGGAGGAGCACGAGCCAGCGGCAGGCGAGGACCGGGCAACCGAGCGCTGGCTGCGCGTCGAGCTGCGGGCGGAGCGGCTCGACTGGTTGCCTCCGGTACTCGCCTCACTCGACCGGCCGTTCGTCATCGAGAGCCCCGCTGAACTGCGCGACCTCGTCACCGCGCTCGCCGATCGCCTCACGTCCTACGCCCGTCAAGCCTGA